ACCCGGACCACCTTACAAGTTTTCTCAAGCATGGATTCTTAACTAATCTTTGTGCAGTTACTCATAATTGACACGCCCATCAATATTTTAAGCCAAATCGGCTTTGGGGGTTGAATTTTACAAAGTGTCATTACAAACCTGTACAGGCAAACTTTTCTCAGGCAAAAACCTTCACGACTCACATTAAACCGGCATGGAAATGACCATGGAGGAGAGGActgtctagaccaggggtcaccaaactacggcccgcgggccggatacggcccacgggaccgtttaatccggcccgccaaccctgaacaaattgtattattaaacttttttttttggtcattttgcctgcaatgactgcgtttccccagtagatggggaagcgctcgcctgcgcatttactaccggaagccgtgtcagaaagctcggtgcacgctcacaagtgcgtgtacggacatggcgcactcgcgctctatttgtatcagtcccgaatttagagcatgggctgtgacaacagcattcttgtaattcgcgcgctgagctttcagatgcagtttcagccacatgaacgtcaaaatcTACCAGTCAcatatcgaggtaaacggaccaacacctcggatctcgcctaagaattaccacaacaaattttactccagactatgacgcactatcaaactttaacaaaaaagacagcggtgtctacaagcctactggaacctacaaaaggattataaggaaggaacacaagaactttaagagactgctcatatgtgtcagagaggttctgctctgacaactgagctgaacttttatctgttaagattgtgcatggcacaacagaaagttaatgttccatggttttttttctatgaagaacccagagagagttatttagttattatttatttcctgatttttctgtgaagaactcggagagggttatttagttattatttatttcattaatagtgttattagtttcctgactttttttgtgtaaagaacctggaaagggttattaaataaccgttatttggttatgtgtggctttctggaaaaaaactttttttaagctcgcctacgatcgtcacactttttctgttacaaactgacaccggccccccatcagagaagggaaaggttatgtggccctcacaggaaaaagtttggggacccctggtctagacagTACCTGTCGAGAGAGGTCAACATGAGGTCATAGGTCATTCTCCGCTAATGGGAAAAGAAGACTTACATGCAGCCGGTATTCGAGGTCCAACATCCATTTTGACGTCTGCGTTATGTAGCCCACACCTGTATGATTTTACATGTGTCCGTCAGCTCCGCAACTGTGAATGACAGCGGCCATAATTCACACGCGTGTAATTACACGCGTGTGTGGCGCATTCACCTGGAGGACAGGTGTGTTCATGCAAGACGTTCAATTAGAGCAAGCAAAGCATGCACGTAGGAAACTCATGTGGATTTATTTATAACATCACGTAAGAAGATGAACATGTACCTCCAGGcttctctctcgcacacacgcacacacacatacacattgtcAACATGCACGTTTTTCCACGATGAATCGTGGCTAACGTCAGGCTAAACATGACTCGACGCGTTTTTATTTACAACATGGCAGTGAGTTCGTCGTCATCGTGTCGCCGCTACAAATataatagacttttttttttcagagcaaACATTCAGTCTGTCAgtgtggccattttttttttgttgttgtatctgAAAAATATTGTTCATTTGTCAAGTGTACGTATTCGCACAAACTCTCTAGAAGGAATTTGTTTTTGAGGGACTCCTGGAAAATGTCTAAACGTAGCCTAAAATGACTTGACTTTTTTCAAAACAGAAGTTTGAAGAATCTCCGGGAAGGAGCCTAAAGTGACCGTTCAAGCCACATGCACGTttttcttgagactttttttgtgggtctgttTATGATAAAGATGCCTACCAAATTCCATGTTGCTAAGTAACACTGgggttgattttaaaaataaaaaaaaaagctacaacGGTCCCAAAAGTCTTCCTAAAATGACCCACTGACATTTAtctggtttcattttttttcactgaaCATAATTCACATTACCGAGAAGAAAGCAACACTGTTCCTTCAAGGTTTCTGActtcctcccaaaaaaaaacgtCCGGGAAGTCAACAACTTGAGACGATCAACAATCTATTTACATTAAGAGCTTGTCCTCTGTCCAGTGTTGGGACCCACAGTAGTTCTTCCCTCGTAATCCTCAAGCGCAACACTCCCGCTCGTGGTGGCAAAAGAGGAGCGGGTGGGACGTTAGGGAGGTGGAGGGTTGGGATGgcgacgaggaagaggaggacgggTCGGTGGTGGCGAGGAGGGGCGGGTAGGGGGTCATCTTCTCGATGTTGACGTAGGTGGTGTTGAGCAGGACGTAGTGTTCGCCGCTGAAGCTGGAGAAGATACTCGCGATGCTGGACACCAGGTCGGAGAAGGAGGGACGATGCTCCGGCTTCGGGTGCCAGCACTCGACCATCACCGTGTAGCTAAGAGGGAGCAACAAGGGTTCAATctgaggaacttttttttttttgggtctcaaTCAGGTTTCGCTCAGTGTcgaggaaaaaaatagtctttgaCAGAGAAGGAAAGACACATTGAAAATCTCTGCCGGCTTTGACGTTTTCCCTGATTGATGAGTTTTCCTGACGAGGGCGGGCGGAATGCCGCCGCGCGCGCTGAGCGCTAAGCAACCAGTCAAGATAaggaaacacaaagaaaaaagaaagccgGCATCCGATTTCCAGGAGCAGAAGAAAAAGGGTCGCCTTGGTCGGCAGCTGTCACGTCACGTTAGGTTCAACACGCGTGTTTTTGCTTGTCTGCTTCCTGTCTCTCATGCTCATAAATCAGAAGTGGAACACTTGATGTGCACCACACGCTATCTTTGCTTTGAAACCATTTTAACTGTTCACtaggagcaaaacaaaaaaaaactcatttgatAAATCATTGAGTTGTATCTCAAATGAAAGGTCTTGATGAGAACCTTCCGGATTTATAATTTCCTCCTTCAATATAACTAACATGATGACGCAATGAGCAGAACATTTTACGCCACCCTGCATCATTTTTCAAAGGTGTGAAGCTTCTTATTGAAATCAGCTTAAGTTcatttgacttaaaaaaaacatttgttttttttaaaaacgtgtatttatttatttatttatttatttatttatttatttatttatttatttatttatttatttatttatttatttatttatttatttatttaactttacaatttaaaaaaatatatatttgaactgttaatgaaaaaaaaaaaactttatgatATATAAGGTGAGTGGAATGCCACTTACAGGAAGTCGGGGCAAAATTCAGGCTGCAGCAAGCGGCGCCCCTGCAGGAGGAAGACGGTAATGTCAAAGGAGTTGACGTCCGAGTAGGGCGGTGCCCCGCGGGTCATCAGCTCCCATAGCAGCACGCCGAATGACCACTgaagagcaaaacaaacaagagtCAAGAGACATGAAGCCCATTTCTCAAATCAAGTTATCAGTGTTTaagtttcaaaataaattagatGTTGTTTTGGTACCACGTCAGACTTGGTGGTGAACTTGTGCGTCTGCAGACTTTCCAGCGCCATCCACTTGACAGGCAGCTTGACGCCGCTCTTGTTGTGGACGCTGTAGTACTCTTTGTCGTAGACGTCGCGCGCCAGCCCGAAGTCGGCCACCTTCACCGTGTAGCTCTCGTCCAGCCTGGCAACGCAAAAGCAAACGAAATGAACGTCCGGCCCCTTTGGCCCACTTTTGGTTTGGTTTTGGACACTCACATGCAGTTCCTGGCTGCCAGGTCCCGGTGGACAAACTTCTTGCTGGCCAGGTACTCCATCCCCCGGGCCACTTGGAGTCCGAAGCCCATCAGGTCCTTCACCGTCGGGTTCTGCGGGACGGCAACGGACCAATCAGTGATGTCACACGAGGAGTCACATCCGAGCTTGTTGTTCTTACGTGGCCTTCGTCGCGGATGAAATTGCGCAGGTCTCCGTGCTTCATGTAGGGCAGAACCATGAGCGGCGAGCCTTCGGGCGGCAGGCAGATGCCCAGCAGCGACAGCACGTTGGCGTGGCTGAAGTCCTTCATGATGATGCCTTCCTTCAAAAACTGGGTCACCTCCTCCAAGTCTGTGATGCCTTTAGGCGAGACAGGGGCGGCCAAAGAAGTAAGCACTTCTGGAAGCGGGTCAGTATGTCCGTGTGAAATGATGGCTCGGGAAATAAAACCCTCCTCCACGTATTTTCTACCTTCCCAGCTCATGTTGAACGCAACTGTTGTGTCACTGGGTTGTATGTAAAAGGCACAGGTGGATAAACATTACGACACCGACGTGGCAATTTCGCAGAGTCTCTGTATGAAAGTGGGACAACATAATGTTGAGGTTCTCTGACTGGTTGTCATAGCGACAGGAAGAAGCCTTCATATGAAACAAAAGGCAACAAAGAGATGAGAGATCAAAAGGTCGAGATCCCAGGGGACAAGACCTCATCCCATCCCGTCCCTTTACTGTCATCTTTACTAGATTAAAATCCTCACCAGGCCACGCTTATTCATCACTTTTAGcggttagaagaaaaaaaacgagtctCTGATAACCTGATTGTGATGTCATAGTTTGATTGGAAACGTTTTGCCGGGATGGCAACGGAATGTCTGTTCCTCGCTGcctgtgtgtgtaaaaaaaaaaaaaaaaggagcttaCGGTTTAGAGACTTGATGGCACAGTGTTGGTTCTGACCGTCCGGCTCCAGTAGAGTTCCATGAAAGACGCATCCAAAGTGACCTGCAGGGGACACATCATATTTCAAACTCATATTTAGGAAATTTACATTTAACATCTCAACTCTAATGTAGCAAATTAGCTCTCATGTTTACACACCTCCAAACTCAGCATGCAAGAGTAACTCAACACCGGGCTTTAttcattaacacccccccccccccccccccatcaatgAATTATAGCTGCAGTTTGCGGGCATGGGAGTTCTCAGGGGGGCGGCGGTGGGAACGAAATGAGCGCGACGTTCCCCTATCACGCCGTCGCAGATGGCCGAGGGTGTCGGGTTGCGAGCGCCGCAGGAATTAGTCGCGGTGAAAATCGGAGGCTCCTTTTTCCTTCACGGGGGCAATTGTGAAGGGCTGGCTGGGGCGGGCGTCCCGCAGGGTTGCGTCGCGTGCAAATTGGTGTCAAAAATGGCCGTCGTGAGTTTACGACTCACCTCTGCCGATgatttggttgagatgcagcaGGAGTCTGTCCTGGGCGATCACCACGTGCTGGACTTCGCTCAGTAAGTCGGGATGCAGACTGGACAGGTCGATGTGGACCGGCGCCATCAGCAGGGGCGACACCAGCTCGCCCTCCATCCCGAGCCCGCGGGCCAGCGCCCCCAGCCGGGGAGACAGCAGTTCCCGGCTGGACCCGAATAGGACGGGGACCGCTCGGCACGTCTCGGGACGCTCCGTGCCCTGGTCTGAAGGTTTCAAATAAGACATTTCTGTATTTATGATAAACGGCGGGGGACAACAAGTGGCTTCCACGTACCTTCCAGCAGTGTACTTCTGTAGTCCACAGACTCGTGAGACACCATTTCGTTAGTGGGACTGACGCTCCTAGCGCTGGCAAGCCTGTCCAGATGTTGGATGTCACCGCGGCCGTCGTACCACACCTCAGACAGATCTACAGGAGAGAACCATTCACTCTTACTTCGCTTGATTTTGATGGACTTCATCAAATTGTCTTCATATTAAATTAGCTGCTAGGTTAGCGCAGAGAAATCCACCGGGATGTCTTGACCGTCTCCAACTCACCGTCAATGCGCTTGTTCCTGCGCCACATGAGCAGGGTGGCAAGCATCAGCAGGAGCAGGCTGACCAACACACAGCCCACCACCAGACCTGTGTAATCCTGTTCCTGCGCCAGCGTCACCTTGCCCAGGTGACGGATGGAGTCGGCCTGCCGCCACTGGAACAGAGTTTTGGATTAGACACaagggtgtgtgtgttgataaaaatgtaatcgaataatatattcacaataaaaatataattcataaaaattttATAAATTATTAATTTCATGATTTTAAGACAAATGTAACtaagaaattaaataaaatcagGACTGAATAGTTTACACATGAtagtagagattttttttttttttatatagtatacaattaaaaagacaaaattgCAAACAATGTTGACTCCAACGGCGTGTTATTAAATAGTTCATATGGACCACTTTTATCTTCAGGCAAGGTTTGGTCCCCTTGAGGCTTATTGAGCCAGCCATAGACCGattatttatacacacacacaaacgcacacagacacgcagTTATCTGAGGTCAGATTACATCAGTGATATTGCCCCTGCTTTTATTAAATTTTGTGGATATGAGGTTACCACTTTGACTtgagatgtgtttgtgtgtgcgcgcgcaagaAAACAGCTAAAGGATATTAGCCTGAAGATAAAGAAAGGTCCTCCGATAGTGTCGGCTGGGAGCATTTCCGATTTGAAGTTTGCTTTTGTTAGCTTTGTGCTAATTTACCCcataaaatgattttattttttatttttttaaaaacccatttttaaacttttttcagCGACTATATTTTAAATCAATCTCTGAATGTTCTTAACTCCTTCTCCTAATTATGCACAAAAAATGTCGCTGTATTAATTCCACTCCCGTCGCATTTCACTTAAACGATCTGGGACGAAAATGGAGATTTACACGTCTCTGTCAGCGTCTTTATTGACTTCTTCTCCGGCATTCCTTGAGCGTTCCGTCTACTTTTTACAGATAGCTCAATGTGGTAAAAGCCTCAGCAGGAGGAGACGTGACGAGTGAAAGGCTTCGACATCCGGCGTCTGCTCTCACAATAAAAGTCCAGCGTGGACTGAGACTGGCATGTGTCGCCGTGGAGACGTGCGACTTTGGTTATAAAGATCAGGCTCGTCTCGAGTAGGAACGCGGAGTTTTATATAGAAGCCTGAATGCTTTTCAATGGGGGTCAATTATATGTGTTCCCCATCCCCCGCTATGTGTCATGGCCGAGCAAACAACATCAGGGGCAGGAGTCGGGTTGGCCGGTTACCATTAGTCAGCACGTGAGGGTCTGGATGTGAGCTGTGGTCTACAGCAGCCCTTTCGCAAGTATTTAAATTttgtatatttgtgtgtttgacgGTGCATCATCTACCGTGAATAAAAAACTCCGTCCACATCGACAGGGTGACCTTCGAACTTGTTGCTCACCTCCACCTGCAGCTCCTTGGCGGTGGCCGCCTGCAGCTCGTTGGGGACGGTGCACTCCAGCGTGTTGCCCACCAGTGTGAGGGTCTCGCAGCTGCGGTTGGAGACGGTCAGCACCTGGCACTTCATGGCCTCGCGGTCCATGCGGTCGCCCTGTCGGTGCCGCAGCGTCATTACACAACTCTCTTGCAAAGCAAACGCAAAACTGAATTATCGCCATGGAGACACTTTGTTGCGTGGCTTATTATAGTCTGGCGACAACACACCAGTCCCTCTTTGCTCGTTCTCACTTTTTtactcacttttgtttttcttatacacacgtagacacacacacacagacccacATACACAATATAGTGGCAAGCTTGTTTGAGTGCAGCAGAAGGCAATAAAAAGAATGATCACATTCCTGCCGTGACAGCTCAGGATTTCCAGATTTGACACAGAGGGGAGGCTCGCACCTgttcccacacacacatgcatgcacactctTAAGAAATATTGACTTAGTGTGCGTATTAAAAACAATATGATGTTTGTTTCGTATTTCATGTTTCAAAATATTGCATTCTATCAGGAACATTTGTTCGATATTACTGTATTTTTCCAAATTATTATTTGGATTtactatgaaaacaaatgtaagCTAGAATTAATATTTATAGAAATTTATAAAAATAACttcatatttaatttaatacaaaaaataaaatccataagCAAAAAATTTATaattttaagaaaaaataaacgAGTTAAAATAATGACTTAATATActcataaacaaataaatataccATACCATACAAATGAATGACATGAAATATTTGTCGGAATTAGCCAAGTGTCACCATGACAACTTTGTTACGGAACCTGGCAAGAAACTGTCCCAACCTCTAAATAAAGTGTCGCAGCGACAAATGCCGGGGAGTCTCTCGTGAAGCGCCATACCAGCGTTCCTTCACGCCATCCACGCCTGGCGTGTGTTGAGCACTGTGTTTACAGTATGTTTGTCAAGTGATcaggtggcaaaagtactcacaccCCTGACTTAAGTAGAAGAACagcttcgtgtgtgtgtgtgctaaaaGTAGCAACACCGATTTGTAAAGGTCAAAAAGTAGAGAATCAAAATGTATAAGTAAAAAAGTACAAGTTGAATTTTACAGTCAATTGACAATACTTGTCAGCTTTGCTAAGCAGTGCTAATAATTCAAACTTATATCAGATGCTGTTTCGTTCGTGTGAAGTTTGCCTCAAATAAAAAGCCGTCTCCGATGAAGGCGTAAAGGAAGGAGGTGGATTTAACCACAGGGCCAAGGTCAcgccaggagaaaaaaaaaaatctttcagcgCAGCTGCCTCGAAGCATCTGCTGTGGCCGGCagagtaaaataatattttctttcaaaaaagaccaaagaaataaaaatgttttcattgtgTTAATTCATTTGACATTGTCTAGAGGTTTGACCTTGGCAGCAACAACAATGCACTCGCAGACATAAAGGTTGAGCCACTAAAACTGgacgaaaaaaacaaaaaaacgatgGGAAACAGActccacttcctgtttttgtttctgtattgTTTCCTTCCCGGCGTGACCCAAACAGGCGTGCACGTGGGAATGTTCGCAAAGTCAGCCACAGAGTAAACAACAAATTAGCTTAGCATTTGGCCACCTCAGAAAATGTCGTTACCTTGCTCCGTCCACGGGCAAAGAGAAAATATGAattatttcacaatttagtGGTGTTTGTTTGTTGTCTAGAAGTGCTTGAAATTTGGTCGCTAATCTGTCTTGGAAGAACCCCTGCAAAATGGCCGACAAAAACCTAAAATGGCtacttccaaacaaaatggacgCCTTCTTGAGACTTCACGTGAACAATTCAGTGGAAGTAGCTCCGTGGCGCTAAATCTCCAACATCATTTCTTAGTCGTGGTCTCACCTTGAGCTCCACGACGCTCTTGTTGTCCTTGGATGTGAGCTTGGGGTCCTGGAAAAGGGGGTCCTCTACGTAAATCAGGTCCCACTGGTCGGTGGCGTAGCCGTCCAGGATGAACGCCACTTTGGTAACCACCGGCGGCGGCAGTGCTAGCTTGGCCAGGGAGGGCGTGGTGCACTGGATGGAGGTGCGGTTCTCACCGTAGACACAACTCTGCGAGCAGGAGACACCAAAAATATATCAAGCACTTTCTTCcaaggctgatttttttttttattcaagcgTAAACTGTGCACACTTTTTCAAACATGCTATTTTTGCGAGCTTTGTGTAACGGACaaacagaaaaaggaaattttgcaccAAGTAGATGGATGAAGACGTTATATAGTTTGTTGTTGGCGTCTTTGTCCTGTCAGGTGATCCATTTGCCCCATTGTTGATATTTTCAATGCACAATCGCGCTCAGTTATCCAACTAAATGTTCACATTGTGAAAAGAAAGCGCTGGCTTTTCTCGCCGGGATTCGATCGGACGGTGCAGGAACGTCCGCTGGTGCCGGAGAGGAAATGTGAAATCTCTTTTATGTATGTGGGAAAGTTAAGACGGACAGAACATTCCGGAAGATCCCCTTTCACCCTTTGGCCCTAACTCtgcgtgttttttctttggtATCTTCACGCTGAGGTGTAAGGAAGACTAACTTCCCACATTGCAATGGAAACGACTGGCAAGATGGCGAATGTAACATTGGCAAAATGTTCCTCTGTATCGTCACCCAGCAGGTGCTGCTcttcactatttttttttttaagtgctgaCACGTCCCTCTCGTTTGCAAAATGACCTCCGCCAAGGCAAAGCGCAGCACTCAGCACTCCTCTGGGGGAAGCGACAACTTCCACAACAAGGCTTTTAGCTCAATAAATGAACGCGGTAATAGCGCTAATAGACAAAACAGTCCGACACTTTCCCATCGGATGTAGGAAAACTCATCCGGGTCAAACGGCGGCCATCAGAGTGCGATGTGTGATGACATGTTgtagtgtttgtttttgttgggcAAATTATTTCTCAACAGGAGCCCAGTGACAGATAAGAGCCCCACGGAGCATAGCAGCACGTCCTCGGCACAAAACCTTGCGGGCAAAtatacacttacacacacacttctTGGAACAGGTTATTTCTTGCCGTACCGTTGTGTAAGTTCCGTTACACATTTAGACAAATAAACAGTGACGTTGGAACCGAAGCGTGCTGGCGCTTGCATGCTGCCGTGCCGTCCTTCAGAAGACAATGGTGGTGTTTTATGGAAGCCACCACGGCAAAGAGGAAGAAGCTGAAAGGTTTTGTTAATGTGGAATGTTAGCGAGTGGTTAGCgtagtcaataaaaaaaaggtgTCTTTTTCCTTTCAAAGACCTTCAACGCCTTCATCTGAGTGCCAACTCGAGCATAACTCAATCCGCCAGAGACTCGTGTCTTCTGATGTGGGAATACTTGGTTGGAGCATCACAAGTTCACGTGCAAAGGAACATGATGTTGGATGCCGCAAGAGGTACACATGACGTTGAATGCCAaaattgagcaaaaaaaaaaaaaaaatcgcgtaTAATTCAAAGCAGTTCGACGTAGCCGTGACTTATGTGCGTGCAAAATCCAGAAGCGCCTGAAGGCCTCGCCGAGCTACTGGACTTGAATGACAAGCGGGGAAGACGTTTCCTGTCTTTGCGCTGTCCCGTCCGTCTTCCATTTAGCTCTTTTCCGTCCACATCAACACACTGGAGTCTTTTCCCTTCCAAGTGGGCGTGAGGACCTCTGATGACAATTCCATGCGCCGCTCACGCGAGGCTACACTTCATTTCCTTTCCTATTGCTATTCATCTTCACGGCCTTCTGCTGGATCTTCAGCTGGGAGCTTCATGTTGGGAGTAATTAATCCAAAGGGTGAAGATAAGGTGACTGGTGCAATGAGTGGAGAGGAACCACATGGAACGGTCCTGGGTTACTCTTTGGTCACAACTTTTGACCTCGAATTACTTCTAGGTGCAAGTTATTTCCTGCTACAAATGACTTCTTAGTTCCTTCAAGTGATGTCACTCACCACATGGAAGACGACGGCATCCTGCCCGGTGGTGAGGACCATCTCTGGCTGGAGGCCCGACTGCAGGAAGAAGCCGTGAGCAGACAACGTGCAGCCTCCACTGGGGGGAAAGCGGAGGTTAGCATTAGCATATCTGTTGAGCGGAGATACGCGAGATGCCCACAGGGAGGTAGAAGCTGTTAGCGTTAGCGCTTTTAGCCACCTCCCGCACGTTTCCTCTTTGGGCTGTCGGAACGGCACGTTACGTTTGGGCTCGGTGAATGTCGACTTTTTGATGAAGAAAACATGCCAGGCAACATGAATATTAATTCAATCAAGCATAAAATATTGATAgataaaatatgaataaatgaaattagtttttgttattttgacatgaaatatggACCAAGAAAAATATTAGGTTATACTATGTTATATCTACAATTCAGTTCAAATCAATAAGTAGATCTATTGTTttgttaaaatattaaataatatatatatatgtatatatttttaaattgcacCTTCTATTTTTCTTACATCCTTgatttaataataatgatatgtTTGTAACCTGATGAAGGAGCGTGACGGCTGGATGCTGTTGATGAGCGGATCCTGGTTGTAGGTGAACGGCGAGGGGGCGTGTCGCTCCACAGAGTCCACCGTCAACTTGACGGGCTGCGCCGACGGGACGGAGTGCGGAGGCGTCTTGCAGGTCAGCATGCTCGACGACAAACTGCGGGCGCCAAATTACACTTTTACATTCGGGTTACCAACATCTTAAATTGTCAGCGCGCAAAATCATCTCTGCTTAAATCGTGTCGAAACACCAAAATTGAATTTTCCTCACCTCTGGATCGTACAGGCTGCGTTGCCCACGGTAACCTCTTGTTTGTTACCGCTGTCCAGGAAAGAGCCCGTGAGGGTCAGCATGGTGCCGCCGGACTTGGGCCCGAAGGTCGGGAAGATCTTGTGGATTATCGGATCCTAGAATCAGAGATCGACTTTTGAATTATGACTTCCTTATGTTGAGACTTTTACAGTAGATTCCGATGACTTTTAGGGAAGCGCGTCAATCCGCTTACCACAAA
The window above is part of the Syngnathus typhle isolate RoL2023-S1 ecotype Sweden linkage group LG7, RoL_Styp_1.0, whole genome shotgun sequence genome. Proteins encoded here:
- the met gene encoding hepatocyte growth factor receptor, which codes for MSLCFLQTLHMVLVLWWSLWSPGAKGQCNEPSESSKVNLSSDHRLPTFTADFPVQNMVTLDGVVYVGAVNRIYALAPNLTKLSEYRTGPLLANETCGSGGAGGEVDNRNLALVVEKMYDKGLYSCGSADNGVCRRHVLDEDSSPKTVNEQVYCFASKVSPGKGTPADADVVAGPSGSQVLSVESNIIVFFAGNSEIPDSGKPAEVAARPRTISLRKMKTSQDGFTFFSSLSHMDLIPSLRGKYYLRYVHSFHSGPFTYFLTVQQVSRDSPAFHTRIVRMCSSDLVIRRYVEMPLECISTHKRRRRSAQDDKVFNLLQAAHVTKVGDDVELQRHLKVEEGDDVLFAAFARGKPDSNEPTANSAVCVMSIKHLNNMFRMYMERCNTVDPYHFTGSDGKACYNVTSSDECDPHEGIHEGKEGKYRLQVTQFVQRLEYWHKELRGTLVTSIKVLPVHGRAVAFLGTADGRLIQVRFSRLASPHVNLRLDSQPVTSSTALLDGPGGGALLVATGNKITKVPLIGPGCGQLTSCTSCLLSSRVTECGWCDGRCTRAHQCHAPSVWTQDYCAPVVTKVSPSSGPLRGSTVVTICGQNFGFDKTESFKASLVSVELAGNPCKLPRQDNLNRWTEMQCSPVFAGNFTPSGHAVKVTSGHKVTHMEGAFTFVDPIIHKIFPTFGPKSGGTMLTLTGSFLDSGNKQEVTVGNAACTIQSLSSSMLTCKTPPHSVPSAQPVKLTVDSVERHAPSPFTYNQDPLINSIQPSRSFISGGCTLSAHGFFLQSGLQPEMVLTTGQDAVVFHVSCVYGENRTSIQCTTPSLAKLALPPPVVTKVAFILDGYATDQWDLIYVEDPLFQDPKLTSKDNKSVVELKGDRMDREAMKCQVLTVSNRSCETLTLVGNTLECTVPNELQAATAKELQVEWRQADSIRHLGKVTLAQEQDYTGLVVGCVLVSLLLLMLATLLMWRRNKRIDDLSEVWYDGRGDIQHLDRLASARSVSPTNEMVSHESVDYRSTLLEDQGTERPETCRAVPVLFGSSRELLSPRLGALARGLGMEGELVSPLLMAPVHIDLSSLHPDLLSEVQHVVIAQDRLLLHLNQIIGRGHFGCVFHGTLLEPDGQNQHCAIKSLNRITDLEEVTQFLKEGIIMKDFSHANVLSLLGICLPPEGSPLMVLPYMKHGDLRNFIRDEGHNPTVKDLMGFGLQVARGMEYLASKKFVHRDLAARNCMLDESYTVKVADFGLARDVYDKEYYSVHNKSGVKLPVKWMALESLQTHKFTTKSDVWSFGVLLWELMTRGAPPYSDVNSFDITVFLLQGRRLLQPEFCPDFLYTVMVECWHPKPEHRPSFSDLVSSIASIFSSFSGEHYVLLNTTYVNIEKMTPYPPLLATTDPSSSSSSPSQPSTSLTSHPLLFCHHERECCA